GATTTCATTCTTTCAAGTGCCAGTTTCCATGTACACGACTCCTGTATTTTCTCAGAACTCTTTTCGAGTACGTGAGAGAAACTCCATTAAGGCTACTCCCCATCGGTTAGTTTTTGCTCTACTAACTATTTTAATTGCTAGATCATTTATTGTATCGAAGCATCGATGAAATACGTAAGTTAAAAAACGTAAATGTGTCTTTGGCATTGCATAGCGATTAGGCTcgcgataaaaaaagaagaggtcAGATTTGTGTTAACCTTGTGAGTTGGTACATTTCGTGTCGAGATATTTTTAATCTTGTATTCGAAGTCAATATAAAACTAAGTATAGCAAtaattactttaaaaaaatgttactacGATGCATAAAAAGTATACAAACTTTATTCGTACAGTAGTGTCTACAACAATAACAAATATCTAATTGACAACTTGTCTACAAACTCCGTGAACCATTCGATTGCCACTGGGACATCGTCGGCCCACTCTTATGATGGCATGACTGCGCAGAAATGGAAATCTGCCCCTAGGTTTGCTTTGCGTGGAATTTTGCGCGCAAGACAGGGTGAATGTGAGGGCTAAGAGAAAAAGCATTATCCACTTGAAAAACATTTTGCGCACACGTGACTGAGTCCTATAAATAACAACACAACGTGAATAAATACTAAAACGAGCGCATTAATTCACACTCGAATCACACTGTTGCTTACGAATGCTTGAATTATATCGAAACGGTTATGCCAGACAAATGTACATACACAGCGGCTTATCGGCATCTATACCGAAGAAGTAGTAGATAGTTTCGATTTTACCGAACAACTGCGATAAAACTCGATACAGCGACTTCATTTATAGCTTCGCGACTACTCGTTACGACGTCGTATGCGTGAATGTGTATGGAtaatgtatataggtatactgcGATACGATAAGATGAACAACTGGCTATGCAAATTCGCTCGTATAGAATTCCTGTTTTCGGTTATGTTTCCTCCTAACATTTAGCAGGTGACAATCGCGATCCTTTCTCCAATATGAAAATTCGATCATTCGACAAAATGTCTCAACGAGAAATCGGCTGTAGACGTTCCCGACGTCACGGGCGCACCAGAGCAAAAACTCTCCTCCCCTCCTCGAGTTTCCTGCGAAGAAGGAACATACGACCGAGTTTACCGCACAGGCTTTTCGCAGCTCGGCTAACGCGCGTCTGTGCGTACAAGTCGAAGAAGGGGATCCAGCGTGACAGTATACGCGACCTCGAaactctgcgcgcgcgagagagttaAAAAggagagccgccgccgccgcgaatGGATTCCTCGCGCGCTTTTCCTTCGAGCGTGCGACTCTTACGCGTTATTGCTTTATCGATTTCTCCCCGACGACTAAGTCTCGTTCGAAtttttttgatgaaaaaaaaaaagaaatgataAGCGTCGACCGCAAGTAGGTGCGTCGACGATGATTAAACGGAGAGTATATGCGAGAGATGACTAAGAGGAAGaacgtgcgcgagcgcgagtatatatgtgtataaggATTATCAAGAAAACGATTATTTCGCGCTCGCGTTTCCGACTAACGCCGAGGCAGGACGTAACAATTGCGTCGGTCTTCCGTTCTTATAAATACCGCGACTACGCTGAGATTCGACCCAGAGTCTTTCGAGGACGTCGAAGTGAGTGTTTTAGACTTATATTGCATTTATAGAAAGTGACGAGTTGATCAATAATCGTTTTTATATTGGATAATTCTCTGCAGGAAATATCGGCTATAAGATGGATTTCAAATGGATAGCGCTTTTCGCGTTCAGTCTCCTGCTCGCGTTTTCGTTCGCCGAGATCGATGGTAAGGGCGTCGAAAAGAACAGTGAGCGAATCTGCCCTCCTGGATACCGTCGACTGGGCAGAACCTGCCGAAAGGTCTACAATTGACCCACGATTCTTCCTTGAATAAATGTGATTTTTCAACATTCAACTTATTGTTAGCGACttatttcatcaatatatTCGCGCCTAAGCCCACATGACACACAACGTAAAGCAAAACGTCAAACCTTGAGCTTCCAGGAGGGAATGGCATCGAAGGAATCTCTGTCGGTCGCCGAGAAGGCCAGGACGCAAGCGTGGGCGCCGCGATAGTAAGCCGCGGTGATGGCGTCGAACTCCTCCTGTCCGGCGGTGTCCCAGAGCATCAGTCGCACGTCCTCGCCGTCGACTCTGTAACGAGGGAAAATatcaatttatattttatcttatTTGATTAAGATTATATAGCATCGCGACGCCGAGGCGTGTACGCATTTTCGTTAAATTCGCCCGAGACTTTAACTGGAACAGAAGTAAAAGTTGTGAAAACGTCGCATCGGTAATGTCGCACATCCGAGAAAGGAAGTACCCCGCGTATATGGTTATTAGAAAGGGAAAAATTTGATATCAATCCCGCACGCCATTGTCGGCCATTGAGGGATAACATTTATACTAATAAACCAGCCGAGTATATAGCCCAACGTACTCCATAAATTCGTCAAGTGTAAAGCAGCTCATCTTCTCTCTAAACCTAAATTTATCCTATATATAAATCCAGCAGGAGCGCGAATAAGTGCGTCGGCGCATTAAGATTAAAACATTCCTCCGGCGAGTCAGTGGTGCAGTGCACCGACGCTCGCGGAAACGGCGAGGCAGGTGCAGTGAAGAAAATCGCGCGCAAGAGAAGAAGCAGCAACAGCTACCAAATGACCCCCGAGAGTTTTCCCTCCTCGACTACATACCTAACGGCgccttgagagagagagagagagtctggCTCTAGGGGCATATATGCGTATGACAAGTAAGTAACGACGCCGCGCAGCGCAGCAGCTCGTCCTGCCGCTTCATAaaacgcgcgctttttttctcatGACGCGAGCGCGTATAGGGGAACCCCCCGCAAATGAGCCGCGCCGCGCGGAGCTGCAGAGGAAACGAGACGAGCTCGCAGCGTTATTGTTACGCACGGAATCTCGCGTCGCGTATATGGGCTTTATTATATGCTTCGTTTTATGCAGTTGAGAGTAAAgtttgcgattttttttttcgtttggtGTAGATAGCTTgggttataaaaaaaaaataaaattagttaTTTATTAGCTGTTCAAATTAGCTTTAGTAAGACTGTTTTATACTTAATCACCATAAAGTCGGCACTGATTTCTTTACTCAGCACTTTCTTTACTGGAATCTAATAGTTCGTAACGAAGTACCGATTTTACCGAGCATCAAGGTGACTAAGCGAGTCGTCGCcttattataaatttcaatatttatcgcgttaaattttaattgcatAAAATGTGAAATTTATCGTTTTTTTACGTTCGACTTTACTAAAAATATCGTCGATGAGTTTGGTATACATCTTTCATGCGTAGATACTTTCTAATCGTCATTCCCGTGCAAGTATCTACTTTATAAGCGAAAGCAGTCGTGGATCAtttctctttaaaaaaacaaagtttataaacgtgtgtgtgtgtatatatatatatatataggttcTATCCTTCGTTTCGCGGAAAATGAAGTTGCTCACTCTAGCGCCGTttataatatcaataaaaGTGAAATTCTAATCCGTGGTAAAGTAGCCTTGCACGAATCGTCGCTCGTTTAACAACGCGCTTATCGCTCTGCATTCCGCTCGACTTGTTTCTGCTTTGCTGTGCCGAGAGACTGCGGCGACACGCTTTTATTCGAGTTGATGAACTTGGCGTGGGTACAACTCGTTAAATAGCTAAGTGACAAGTAgatcgaaataattatttaaggCTTCGTGGTAGAAAGCATAGAGCGTCGTGACAATGCAGTTTAAAGAACAATTCAACTTACTCGATCTCCCGCTCGAGAAAATCAACCCCAATGGTCTTCTTGTAGTCTCGGGTGTAGGTGCCCTTGCAGAACCTCTGGATCATGGAGGATTTGCCCACCGCACCATTGCCGACTATCACCACCTGGAACGAAAGCAAAGCAATAAGAAACGGCCTTTTACCACTTAATTGACAAATGCACCGACCGGATTCTTCCTGTGTTGCTTTATCGTCGCTATACACATACGTATGCGTACGTACACTACGCGGCATACGAAGATATAACCGGTTCCACCATTGGCTCTATAAGCCTCCTCTTATACAGCTCGTGCCTTCGACtcgttaaaaagttatatatttttcctcCGCCGATGCGCAGTCGCCTGCGGAGAGTTTCTTATGATAAAATCAAGCTTAAAATTGTCGAGATCGTAAAGGAATTTCTTGCTAAGTTGCGCGCCTGTACAGAGAAACGTTACGACTCTGCCGATGCTCTTACCGGTCTCGAGCAtgtgcagctcgcgcgcgcacttatcgcgataattaaatatcataGATTTTGCACGCCGTATACGAGCCCGCGGGGCTAATAATTATGGTAATCGGTAATTTTTATGGGACGATTCGCTTCTGTTAAAAGCGAGTGTGCAGATCTCGGATAGTTCTTTATTGTGGCTATATATTAGGAGATTTGTATAGGAAATTCACCGACGATGGAACCTTTGATATGTAtgaatatttcttaaaattagatacaaaatttctcatattAGTGTTGAAAACAAATCCAAGCCATATCGCACATTCAACGCGTGCTCTCACAGCTAATAGAATGAAAATCGAGAAGTTAAATAGCTCGACCAACACGCGACTGGACACTCGACCGACTTAATATACCCGCCAGCGTCCAATcctcgtcttcctgttgacaCTCGAAGCGTCACGGCGGCTGCTCTCGCCAACCGTGTCGTTTAGCGGCTTTTTCGCGCTTTTCCTATCCCGACGGCTATGATGATCGCATGCTCACGACGCGTCGTTCCTTTCAATGAAGCCCGCCGGAAATGCCGATAAGGATTGATTACATTATTGCACAGGAGTCGATTTTGATGAAACGCTTTGCCTTTTACTTCCTTTTTGCAAATTATATCCTTTAGATCGAGCTGGTATGGCGTGTGATTTGAGTTGAAGAATGAAAGCAGTGCCTGCAgaggtatttatttttacgtgTAGCTACACGACTGGAAATAGCGATggatataattatttattcaaggTGGATTAATTTTGTCATCGAATGATGCTTCAAATGGCATACAGGTCCATTACAGTGTTAACTTTATCACCCATACGGAGATTACATTGAAGGCAACTTTTGCGCAGATAACTTACTTAGAACCAGATTCTAGAATCGGTAATCGCGAAGAAACGCTATCTCATAGAAAGTTACATGGGAAACGCGTGGACGTCTTAGAGTCGTTCAACGATGTATCGAGCTATATCAGAAGCTCGTAAATTGATTAAATTGAATTCATAGCATATTCAGTTACATCCTAAAAGTTACGTAGAAAAGAGTCGCTCGTACTTTAAACTTCATATGTACAAGTGAAATAAACATTAAATACGAACCCGaattcaaaatcaaaaaaagtTCCGGATCAAGTTTCACCATACATCACAAATGATCTAAAAGACGCCACGCGCTAATCATCACAAATCACCCGACAGGAAGATAACAAACCTGAAAAAGAGCCAAAACCACATGAGCTCTTTATCACTTCAAGCCGCGGCGGCGTAAAAATTAACGAACCCAATCAAGCTCGCTTATAAATTTTCAAGCTTCATTGCTCTTCTCTTCAAAAAGGAGGGAGAAGATACCGTCGTCGTGTAGATTCACGTTACTTTGTACGGGAATACCGAACGATGGAGTCGCGCCCAAAACGAAGAGCACGAGTGATGCGTAACGGTCCACCATAAGTGGGTCACCCGATGCTGTGCGTCCAAGGATGCACGGAAGCGCATCATCCAAAACCGGTCGTCTCATGTGCACCAGAGTTTCTACACGTATCGATGATTAGAAGCCAAGTGTATTTGTCAGGTCTATACGATGTGCGTACACGAGAAAGCTATGAGAGAAGATCTTATGGGAGAGAGTTCACTGATCGCTGCGTTGAATTCATGTTGGTGACACCAAGAGCGTAAGCTCATATAGCTTATGAGTAGTATATAGAGAAGAACgtactgctgctactgctgagTTTTTATTTACCTGTGGAGAGCGATATATGGACTTTGAGAtttacgatttaatgaatgtATCTTGCTGGAATACTTTTACTGGAttcggagaaagagagttgaaaaaagtgataagTTAGTCTTCTTTAAGAATGGAATAATACACTCGATATTATTCTTTACCGCAGGGATGAACAAGTTGCACGCATTGTCTGCGTCATTCTATACCTTACGTGTGCATAATCGAGCGAACCACTGCAGCCGCAATACTGTGCGGTTTGCTTTGAATACAGAAGAATCGATATCTTAATACAGAACATTACTCTGTCTATTCTTGACGAGTCCCAAGAGCTTTGTACAGACGCGTATACTTCTTCGATCGACATATGTCCAAGTACGAGTTATTGCTACACGTAATTGCTGCAGGTTATTGAACTCACATATCGTGATGTGATGGGTTTGTCAACGGATTTCGAAACAGAAACGAATTATGTATTCTTTATTACCTCATACTGCAGTATAGAAGGACTTAACTCTGGACACGCAATTGTATTATGCGATGCGAGTAAAGTAAAAGAGATGTTAGTTTACATCGTATaggatttatttatattaaagctcgaattttgaataattaacggaaaatgaataaatatatttttcacgGCCACGCAATGTCGCATGGTAACATTTCTGAATTCAAAATGTAATGTAAAGCAGTTCAAGGAAATAGCATGTTTGCGTATtcaatatttatgtataatacTGCATACGCACgcacaattttatttattttgacgCCACactgaaaattaattaaataacttAATAAGCTTTATCGAAGGAGCCTGCACGTTTCAAGCTGGATTTAATCAGTTCTTTCTCCATCTATGAACATTGTACAACATATAGAAATAAAGAGAATCGATTGTCAACATCATATTTTCTATACATGTATTAATCgaaattataaattcaaatcgaTCAAAAACtaactatatttaaatatctAAAATGCTTGAAATTCTTGCCTTGAAATAAACTACCGCACCACACGCGGCCTTACTGGCGCGAGCGTCAGGCaatcaattaaagcttttgggccagatagggcgtgtcacaccgaaatcgttattcaattatatgtatcaaaaattgtttctagggttgttgtttatgtataagcgttttgaaaaaatgtttgtcatGGTAAAAGttgtgttttaaaaatatctacaacttttacattaaggtttttatgtaaaatgtatAGCCTCAAATCGTCAataggaaaaagttgtatttcttcgagatctacaacttttctatttaacttttttttgtagattgCATAGAATTCGAGTTAGAGCCGAAAAACCGtatttagcgatttttggatgtgaccgcattctgcgtatacacgCAGGATtaagcccaaaataaattcgacaccttactattacgaggggagttcgcacacaaatttttagcccgattgagtctctcagagataaccgtgtaacaccaaaatttttattcaaaaaacacgcaaaaattgaacaaattgtgactcctcccaaaatttcagtccaatcggtcgaaaattgcgtgagatatcgcatctcacaaaTTTTTCGATGataaaactataaggcacttccgtgtcgcggtcgtgcctaaaaacaaaaatcaataaGATAAAAACGATTATTTGTAATCTTATCAGATTGTTTACACTTTCTTAAACACGCATTATTATACTGCTTTTACGATAATGTTCAACTTTGGCAGTTGGCTAGCTATATAAGGAGATCAGTGGCGCACgattttcaaagttttaaataatCCTCTTCGCGATCAAAAAATCTTACCTAAACTAGATGCAACGTTTTAGTAACTGCTAAAATGGTACTGAAAACttgtgttttttattttttattaatctttCAATACTGTTATGGTGTAACTGTACCGACTAGAACATTAATAGATGGCAATGAAATACCTGTACTTGGATTTGGCACTTATttggtaaaaaaataataataatgcgaTTAATAACGCATGTTTAAAGTATTAACATTATTCATTTGTATTTCTTCACGTTTGTTAGTTAACTTCAGAAGATGTCAAAATTGCCATTCCGGCCGCTCTCAAAAATGGTTACAGACATATCGATACAGCATTTGATTATCAAAATGAAAAGGATATCGGAAAAGCTTTAAAGGAATGGTTTTCTACAGGCGGAAAGCGCGAAGATCTGTTTATAACGTCAAAGGTTAGTGGATTACTATTTTAGCActcaatatttatatttttagctCAATGATATTTCTAGAATGTTAATGTAGTTGCCTACTCAAGCTAATCGACCCTCAGATGTGGCAGAGGCCGCAGAAATGACTCTAAACAACTTAGGTCTTGAATATGTTGACATGTATTTAGTTCATTTGCCATTTACACTTCAAAGGACACCTGATTTTCGACACTTGAAATATGAAAATGGAACTTATGCACTCGATACGAGCACAGATCATATTGCTGTTTGGAAAGTGAGGCATaggttttacattttatttatttacttataaaAAGGATCtttcaaatataaatattattatgtagGAAATGGAAAAGTTAGTAAAGGCTGGCAAAGCAAAATCGATTGGATTGAGTAATTTCAACAAAACTCAAGTACTAAGAGTATGGGAAAATTCTGAAATCAAACCTAGTAATCttcaagtaaatatttttatcatatcaCTCACTAAAATTAAggatatttttaatgtttaacaTTATTCACGGCGGTTGCGCACATTTCAGATAGAAACAAACGTTTATATACAACAAGAAGAATTATATGATCTTTGCAAAGAATTGGGTATTGTTATCACAGGGTACAGTCCTCTCGGATCAGCTGATACAACTCATTTAAGACGAAGGAAACGACAGACAGGTGGCATGCCACCAGTTCTGGAACATTCGGTAGTTCAGGGCATAGCCagaaaatatggaaaatctCCTGCTCAAATCGTGCTACGTTACAAACTGCAAAGAAACATCGTCGCCATCCCTAAGAGTAGGAATCCAAACCATATTAAAGAGAATATCGAAGTCTTCGATTTCCAATTATCCAGTTTCGATATGAGAAGATTGAGAAAATTAGATCAAAATGGCAGATATCGGAAGTTCGATTTTTTGACTTTCAAGTGAGTACTTCta
The sequence above is a segment of the Nasonia vitripennis strain AsymCx chromosome 3, Nvit_psr_1.1, whole genome shotgun sequence genome. Coding sequences within it:
- the LOC103316753 gene encoding uncharacterized protein LOC103316753, which produces MCIRIIKKTIISRSRFRLTPRQDVTIASVFRSYKYRDYAEIRPRVFRGRRRNIGYKMDFKWIALFAFSLLLAFSFAEIDGKGVEKNSERICPPGYRRLGRTCRKVYN
- the LOC100679509 gene encoding aldo-keto reductase family 1 member A1-like — its product is MVLKTCVFYFLLIFQYCYGVTVPTRTLIDGNEIPVLGFGTYLLTSEDVKIAIPAALKNGYRHIDTAFDYQNEKDIGKALKEWFSTGGKREDLFITSKLPTQANRPSDVAEAAEMTLNNLGLEYVDMYLVHLPFTLQRTPDFRHLKYENGTYALDTSTDHIAVWKEMEKLVKAGKAKSIGLSNFNKTQVLRVWENSEIKPSNLQIETNVYIQQEELYDLCKELGIVITGYSPLGSADTTHLRRRKRQTGGMPPVLEHSVVQGIARKYGKSPAQIVLRYKLQRNIVAIPKSRNPNHIKENIEVFDFQLSSFDMRRLRKLDQNGRYRKFDFLTFNVEHHPEYPFSYRIPDAN